In one Salvelinus sp. IW2-2015 linkage group LG26, ASM291031v2, whole genome shotgun sequence genomic region, the following are encoded:
- the LOC111952134 gene encoding carnitine O-palmitoyltransferase 1, liver isoform-like isoform X1, giving the protein MRIQSSSRWCPVTERKGGSILLPVPEESRFKGIGVTHRAQRQHTHRESSALVQRNSTVRNQIHCLLLFHFSKLEFNRFSRVFDVTGMAEAHQAVGFQFTVTPDGIDLHLSREVLRHIYLSGVTSWRKRAIRFKNGILTGVYPASPSSLLIVVIAIMSTIYARIDPSLGMIDTIKRTMSVSGYMTVQTQTVLSAILFSTGLWLSLILMLRYTLKALLSYHAWIFESHGKISFCTKLWLSLVKMLSGRRPLLYSFQTSLPRLPVPSVDDTITRYLESVRPLLDDEQYNQMEVVANDFKKDQAPKLQKYLILKSWWATNYVSDWWEEYIYLRGRSPIMVNSNFYAMDLLYVTPTHRQAARAGNVVHAMLQYRRKLERGEHAPLRALGVVPMCSSQMERMFNTTRIPGIETDFVQHLSDRKHLVVYHKGRFFKVWLYYGGRHLWPSELETQFQRILDDTTEPQPGELKLAALTAGNRVPWARARLKYFSQGVNKASLEAIETSAFFLSLDDEVHGYDPDKLRSLDLYAKSLLHGKCYDRWFDKSFTLIAYKNGKLGVNAEHSWADAPIIGHMWEYVLATDCFHLGYTEEGHCKGDINKGLPPPAKLQWDIPLECQEVIEESYMVAKVIADDVDFHGCLFDEFGKGLIKKSRTSPDAFIQLALQLAQFRDKGEFCLTYEASMTRMFREGRTETVRSCTSESTAFVRAMEDKNTMSAQRLDLFRKAADKHQNMYRLAMTGSGIDRHLFCLYIMSKYLSINSPFLKQVLSEPWRLSTSQTPQQQLNMVDIKKFPRYVGAGGGFGPVADDGYGVSYIIIGENLITFHISSKFSSPETDSYRFGQNIRQAMLDIRALFDQKDKKEKEM; this is encoded by the exons ATGAGGATACAGTCTAGCTCTAGATGGTGTCCAGTTACAGAAAGAAAAGGGGGTAGCATTTTGCTCCCAGTACCTGAGGAAAGCCGCTTCAAGGGCATAGGagtcacacacagagcacagaggcagcacacacacagagagagctcaGCCCTGGTCCAGAGGAATTCCACTGTGAGAAACcaaattcactgtcttcttctGTTTCACTTCAGCAAGCTTGAATTTAATCGATTTTCAAG GGTCTTCGACGTCACCGGGATGGCAGAGGCACATCAGGCAGTTGGCTTCCAGTTCACCGTCACCCCAGACGGCATCGACCTCCACCTGAGCCGCGAGGTACTCAGACACATCTACCTGTCGGGAGTGACGTCATGGAGAAAGCGCGCCATAAGATTTAAG aatgGGATATTGACAGGGGTCTACCCTGCCAGCCCATCCAGTTTGCTGATCGTGGTGATAGCCATCATGAGCACCATATATGCTAGGATAGACCCATCACTGGGAATGATAGACACCATCAAGAGGACCATGTCTGTCAG TGGCTACATGACAGTGCAGACCCAGACAGTGCTGAGTGCCATCCTGTTTTCCACAGGGCTGTggctctctctcatcctcatgcTGAGGTACACTctcaaggcccttctctcctacCACGCCTGGATCTTTGAGTCCCACGGCAAAATTAGCTTCTGCACCAAACTCTGGCTG AGTCTGGTGAAGATGTTATCTGGGCGCAGACCTCTCCTCTATAGCTTCCAGACCTCCCTACCCAGACTACCTGTGCCTAGCGTGGATGACACCATAACCAGG TACCTGGAGTCAGTTCGCCCCCTGCTGGATGATGAGCAGTACAACCAGATGGAGGTGGTGGCCAATGACTTCAAGAAGGACCAGGCACCCAAACTCCAGAAATACCTCATCCTCAAATCCTGGTGGGCTACTAACTAT GTGAGTGATTGGTGGGAGGAGTACATCTACCTTAGAGGCAGGAGTCCCATCATGGTCAACAGTAACTTCTACGCCATG GATCTGCTGTACGTgactcccacacacagacaggcagctcGGGCAGGGAATGTTGTTCACGCTATGCTGCAGTACCGCCGCAaactagagagaggagaacatgcACCG TTGAGGGCTCTGGGGGTGGTGCCCATGTGTTCTTCTCAGATGGAGAGGATGTTCAACACCACACGTATCCCTGGTATAGAGACAG ACTTTGTTCAGCACCTGAGTGACCGGAAGCACCTGGTGGTGTACCATAAGGGCCGCTTCTTTAAGGTGTGGCTGTACTACGGGGGACGTCACTTATGGCCCTCTGAGCTGGAGACTCAGTTCCAGAGGATCCTCGACGACACCACGGAGCCACAGCCTGGGGAACTCAAACTGGCTGCCCTCACAGCCGGCAACAG AGTTCCGTGGGCGCGGGCTCGTCTGAAGTACTTCAGCCAGGGTGTTAACAAAGCCTCTCTGGAGGCCATCGAGACGTCAGCTTTCTTCCTCAGCCTTGATGACGAGGTGCATGGTTATGACCCTGACAAGCTGAGGTCATTGGACCTGTATGCCAAGTCCCTGCTGCACGGGAAGTGCTATGACAG GTGGTTTGACAAATCTTTCACTCTGATCGCTTATAAGAACGGTAAACTGGGGGTTAATGCAGAACACTCATGGGCAGACGCTCCCATTATAGGACACATGTGGGAG TATGTCCTAGCAACGGACTGCTTCCATCTGGGCTACACAGAGGAGGGGCACTGCAAAGGAGACATCAACAAGGGCCTGCCACCCCCCGCCAAACTACAATGGGACATTCCACTGGAG TGCCAGGAGGTCATTGAGGAGTCCTACATGGTTGCCAAGGTGATCGCTGATGACGTGGACTTTCATGGCTGTCTGTTTGATGAGTTTGGGAAAGGCCTGATCAAGAAGAGTAGGACCAGTCCTGATGCCTTTatacagctagcactgcagctGGCCCAATTCAGG GATAAGGGGGAGTTCTGTCTGACGTATGAGGCCTCGATGACCCGGATGTTCCGTGAGGGTAGGACAGAGACGGTTCGCTCCTGCACCTCAGAGTCCACAGCCTTTGTCAGAGCCATGGAGGACAAGAACACTATG AGTGCCCAAAGGTTGGACCTCTTCCGGAAGGCCGCAGACAAACACCAGAACATGTACCGTCTGGCCATGACAGGCTCTGGCATCGACAGACACCTCTTCTGTCTCTACATCATGTCTAAGTACCTCAGCATCAACTCACCATTCCTCaaacag GTGTTGTCAGAACCCTGGAGGTTGTCCACTAGTCAGACTCCTCAACAGCAGCTCAACATGGTTGACATAAAGAAGTTCCCCAGATACGTGGGCGCAGGAGGGGGGTTCGGCCCT GTGGCTGATGACGGCTATGGCGTCTCTTACATCATTATAGGAGAGAACCTCATCACATTCCACATCTCCAGCAAGTTTTCCAGCCCTGAGACG GACTCGTACCGCTTTGGACAGAACATTCGACAGGCCATGCTGGACATTCGTGCGCTATTCGACCAAAAAGacaagaaggagaaagagatgtgA
- the LOC111952134 gene encoding carnitine O-palmitoyltransferase 1, liver isoform-like isoform X2, translating into MRIQSSSRWCPVTERKGGSILLPVPEESRFKGIGVTHRAQRQHTHRESSALVQRNSTVRNQIHCLLLFHFSKLEFNRFSRVFDVTGMAEAHQAVGFQFTVTPDGIDLHLSREVLRHIYLSGVTSWRKRAIRFKNGILTGVYPASPSSLLIVVIAIMSTIYARIDPSLGMIDTIKRTMSVSGYMTVQTQTVLSAILFSTGLWLSLILMLRYTLKALLSYHAWIFESHGKISFCTKLWLSLVKMLSGRRPLLYSFQTSLPRLPVPSVDDTITRYLESVRPLLDDEQYNQMEVVANDFKKDQAPKLQKYLILKSWWATNYVSDWWEEYIYLRGRSPIMVNSNFYAMDLLYVTPTHRQAARAGNVVHAMLQYRRKLERGEHAPLRALGVVPMCSSQMERMFNTTRIPGIETDFVQHLSDRKHLVVYHKGRFFKVWLYYGGRHLWPSELETQFQRILDDTTEPQPGELKLAALTAGNRVPWARARLKYFSQGVNKASLEAIETSAFFLSLDDEVHGYDPDKLRSLDLYAKSLLHGKCYDRWFDKSFTLIAYKNGKLGVNAEHSWADAPIIGHMWEYVLATDCFHLGYTEEGHCKGDINKGLPPPAKLQWDIPLECQEVIEESYMVAKDKGEFCLTYEASMTRMFREGRTETVRSCTSESTAFVRAMEDKNTMSAQRLDLFRKAADKHQNMYRLAMTGSGIDRHLFCLYIMSKYLSINSPFLKQVLSEPWRLSTSQTPQQQLNMVDIKKFPRYVGAGGGFGPVADDGYGVSYIIIGENLITFHISSKFSSPETDSYRFGQNIRQAMLDIRALFDQKDKKEKEM; encoded by the exons ATGAGGATACAGTCTAGCTCTAGATGGTGTCCAGTTACAGAAAGAAAAGGGGGTAGCATTTTGCTCCCAGTACCTGAGGAAAGCCGCTTCAAGGGCATAGGagtcacacacagagcacagaggcagcacacacacagagagagctcaGCCCTGGTCCAGAGGAATTCCACTGTGAGAAACcaaattcactgtcttcttctGTTTCACTTCAGCAAGCTTGAATTTAATCGATTTTCAAG GGTCTTCGACGTCACCGGGATGGCAGAGGCACATCAGGCAGTTGGCTTCCAGTTCACCGTCACCCCAGACGGCATCGACCTCCACCTGAGCCGCGAGGTACTCAGACACATCTACCTGTCGGGAGTGACGTCATGGAGAAAGCGCGCCATAAGATTTAAG aatgGGATATTGACAGGGGTCTACCCTGCCAGCCCATCCAGTTTGCTGATCGTGGTGATAGCCATCATGAGCACCATATATGCTAGGATAGACCCATCACTGGGAATGATAGACACCATCAAGAGGACCATGTCTGTCAG TGGCTACATGACAGTGCAGACCCAGACAGTGCTGAGTGCCATCCTGTTTTCCACAGGGCTGTggctctctctcatcctcatgcTGAGGTACACTctcaaggcccttctctcctacCACGCCTGGATCTTTGAGTCCCACGGCAAAATTAGCTTCTGCACCAAACTCTGGCTG AGTCTGGTGAAGATGTTATCTGGGCGCAGACCTCTCCTCTATAGCTTCCAGACCTCCCTACCCAGACTACCTGTGCCTAGCGTGGATGACACCATAACCAGG TACCTGGAGTCAGTTCGCCCCCTGCTGGATGATGAGCAGTACAACCAGATGGAGGTGGTGGCCAATGACTTCAAGAAGGACCAGGCACCCAAACTCCAGAAATACCTCATCCTCAAATCCTGGTGGGCTACTAACTAT GTGAGTGATTGGTGGGAGGAGTACATCTACCTTAGAGGCAGGAGTCCCATCATGGTCAACAGTAACTTCTACGCCATG GATCTGCTGTACGTgactcccacacacagacaggcagctcGGGCAGGGAATGTTGTTCACGCTATGCTGCAGTACCGCCGCAaactagagagaggagaacatgcACCG TTGAGGGCTCTGGGGGTGGTGCCCATGTGTTCTTCTCAGATGGAGAGGATGTTCAACACCACACGTATCCCTGGTATAGAGACAG ACTTTGTTCAGCACCTGAGTGACCGGAAGCACCTGGTGGTGTACCATAAGGGCCGCTTCTTTAAGGTGTGGCTGTACTACGGGGGACGTCACTTATGGCCCTCTGAGCTGGAGACTCAGTTCCAGAGGATCCTCGACGACACCACGGAGCCACAGCCTGGGGAACTCAAACTGGCTGCCCTCACAGCCGGCAACAG AGTTCCGTGGGCGCGGGCTCGTCTGAAGTACTTCAGCCAGGGTGTTAACAAAGCCTCTCTGGAGGCCATCGAGACGTCAGCTTTCTTCCTCAGCCTTGATGACGAGGTGCATGGTTATGACCCTGACAAGCTGAGGTCATTGGACCTGTATGCCAAGTCCCTGCTGCACGGGAAGTGCTATGACAG GTGGTTTGACAAATCTTTCACTCTGATCGCTTATAAGAACGGTAAACTGGGGGTTAATGCAGAACACTCATGGGCAGACGCTCCCATTATAGGACACATGTGGGAG TATGTCCTAGCAACGGACTGCTTCCATCTGGGCTACACAGAGGAGGGGCACTGCAAAGGAGACATCAACAAGGGCCTGCCACCCCCCGCCAAACTACAATGGGACATTCCACTGGAG TGCCAGGAGGTCATTGAGGAGTCCTACATGGTTGCCAAG GATAAGGGGGAGTTCTGTCTGACGTATGAGGCCTCGATGACCCGGATGTTCCGTGAGGGTAGGACAGAGACGGTTCGCTCCTGCACCTCAGAGTCCACAGCCTTTGTCAGAGCCATGGAGGACAAGAACACTATG AGTGCCCAAAGGTTGGACCTCTTCCGGAAGGCCGCAGACAAACACCAGAACATGTACCGTCTGGCCATGACAGGCTCTGGCATCGACAGACACCTCTTCTGTCTCTACATCATGTCTAAGTACCTCAGCATCAACTCACCATTCCTCaaacag GTGTTGTCAGAACCCTGGAGGTTGTCCACTAGTCAGACTCCTCAACAGCAGCTCAACATGGTTGACATAAAGAAGTTCCCCAGATACGTGGGCGCAGGAGGGGGGTTCGGCCCT GTGGCTGATGACGGCTATGGCGTCTCTTACATCATTATAGGAGAGAACCTCATCACATTCCACATCTCCAGCAAGTTTTCCAGCCCTGAGACG GACTCGTACCGCTTTGGACAGAACATTCGACAGGCCATGCTGGACATTCGTGCGCTATTCGACCAAAAAGacaagaaggagaaagagatgtgA
- the LOC111952137 gene encoding selenide, water dikinase 1, translating to MSVRESFNPESYELDKSFRLTRFTELKGTGCKVPQDVLQKLLEALQENHYQEDEQFLGAVMPRLGIGMDTCVIPLRHGGLSLVQTTDYIYPIVDDPYMMGRIACANVLSDLYAMGVTECDNMLMLLGISNKLSEKERDKVMPLIIQGFKDASEEAGTSVTGGQTVLNPWVVLGGVATTVCQPNEFIMPDNAVPGDVLVLTKPLGTQVAVAVHQWLDIPDKWNKIKLVVTQEDVELAYQEAMMNMARLNRTAAGLMHTFNAHAATDITGFGILGHAQTLARQQRSEVSFVIHNLPVLAKMAAVSKACGNMFGLMHGTCPETSGGLLICLPREQAARFCAEIKSPKYGEGHQAWIIGIVEKGNRTARIIDKPRIIEVAPQLSTQNVNPTPGATS from the exons ATGTCGGTCAGAGAGTCGTTTAACCCAGAGAGCTACGAGCTAGACAAGAGCTTCAGACTCACACGCTTCACTGAGCTCAAAGGAACGGGCTGCAAG GTGCCCCAGGATGTGCTACAGAAGCTTCTAGAAGCCCTGCAGGAGAACCACTATCAGGAGGATGAACAGTTCCTTGGGGCTGTCATGCCCAGACTTG GCATTGGTATGGACACCTGTGTCATCCCCCTCCGACACGGGGGCCTTTCTCTCGTCCAGACGACAGACTACATCTACCCCATAGTGGACGACCCCTACATGATG GGGCGAATTGCGTGTGCCAACGTTCTAAGTGACCTGTATGCCATGGGAGTGACGGAATGTGACAACATGCTGATGCTACTGGGGATCAGTAACAAACTGTCAGAAAAG GAGCGGGACAAGGTGATGCCTCTGATCATCCAGGGTTTCAAAGACGCGTCAGAGGAAGCAGGCACGTCTGTGACGGGGGGACAGACGGTGCTTAACCCCTGGGTGGTCCTGGGGGGTGTGGCCACCACCGTCTGTCAACCCAATGAGTTCATCAT GCCAGATAACGCAGTGCCAGGAGATGTGTTGGTGCTCACCAAGCCTCTGGGGACTCAGGTGGCTGTGGCTGTACACCAGTGGCTGGACATC CCTGACAAGTGGAATAAGATCAAGCTAGTGGTGACTCAGGAGGATGTAGAGCTGGCCTATCAGGAAGCCATGATGAACATGGCCCGGCTCAACAGGACAG CCGCTGGTCTGATGCACACCTTCAATGCTCACGCTGCCACTGACATCACTGGCTTCGGGATCCTGGGCCACGCCCAGACATTGGCACGGCAACAGCGTAGCGAGGTGTCGTTCGTCATCCACAACCTCCCCGTGCTCGCCAAGATGGCAGCTGTGTCCAAGGCCTGCGGGAATATGTTCGGACTCATGCACGGAACCTGCCCTGAGACATCAG GGGGTCTGTTGATCTGTCTTCCCAGGGAGCAGGCAGCTCGTTTCTGTGCTGAGATCAAATCTCCTAAATACGGCGAGGGCCACCAGGCCTGGATCATCGGCATCGTGGAGAAGGGCAACCGTACCGCCCGCATAATCGATAAACCACGAATCATTGAGGTCGCTCCTCAGCTCTCCACACAGAATGTCAACCCCACACCCGGCGCAACCTCATAA
- the LOC111952134 gene encoding carnitine O-palmitoyltransferase 1, liver isoform-like isoform X3, which produces MAEAHQAVGFQFTVTPDGIDLHLSREVLRHIYLSGVTSWRKRAIRFKNGILTGVYPASPSSLLIVVIAIMSTIYARIDPSLGMIDTIKRTMSVSGYMTVQTQTVLSAILFSTGLWLSLILMLRYTLKALLSYHAWIFESHGKISFCTKLWLSLVKMLSGRRPLLYSFQTSLPRLPVPSVDDTITRYLESVRPLLDDEQYNQMEVVANDFKKDQAPKLQKYLILKSWWATNYVSDWWEEYIYLRGRSPIMVNSNFYAMDLLYVTPTHRQAARAGNVVHAMLQYRRKLERGEHAPLRALGVVPMCSSQMERMFNTTRIPGIETDFVQHLSDRKHLVVYHKGRFFKVWLYYGGRHLWPSELETQFQRILDDTTEPQPGELKLAALTAGNRVPWARARLKYFSQGVNKASLEAIETSAFFLSLDDEVHGYDPDKLRSLDLYAKSLLHGKCYDRWFDKSFTLIAYKNGKLGVNAEHSWADAPIIGHMWEYVLATDCFHLGYTEEGHCKGDINKGLPPPAKLQWDIPLECQEVIEESYMVAKVIADDVDFHGCLFDEFGKGLIKKSRTSPDAFIQLALQLAQFRDKGEFCLTYEASMTRMFREGRTETVRSCTSESTAFVRAMEDKNTMSAQRLDLFRKAADKHQNMYRLAMTGSGIDRHLFCLYIMSKYLSINSPFLKQVLSEPWRLSTSQTPQQQLNMVDIKKFPRYVGAGGGFGPVADDGYGVSYIIIGENLITFHISSKFSSPETDSYRFGQNIRQAMLDIRALFDQKDKKEKEM; this is translated from the exons ATGGCAGAGGCACATCAGGCAGTTGGCTTCCAGTTCACCGTCACCCCAGACGGCATCGACCTCCACCTGAGCCGCGAGGTACTCAGACACATCTACCTGTCGGGAGTGACGTCATGGAGAAAGCGCGCCATAAGATTTAAG aatgGGATATTGACAGGGGTCTACCCTGCCAGCCCATCCAGTTTGCTGATCGTGGTGATAGCCATCATGAGCACCATATATGCTAGGATAGACCCATCACTGGGAATGATAGACACCATCAAGAGGACCATGTCTGTCAG TGGCTACATGACAGTGCAGACCCAGACAGTGCTGAGTGCCATCCTGTTTTCCACAGGGCTGTggctctctctcatcctcatgcTGAGGTACACTctcaaggcccttctctcctacCACGCCTGGATCTTTGAGTCCCACGGCAAAATTAGCTTCTGCACCAAACTCTGGCTG AGTCTGGTGAAGATGTTATCTGGGCGCAGACCTCTCCTCTATAGCTTCCAGACCTCCCTACCCAGACTACCTGTGCCTAGCGTGGATGACACCATAACCAGG TACCTGGAGTCAGTTCGCCCCCTGCTGGATGATGAGCAGTACAACCAGATGGAGGTGGTGGCCAATGACTTCAAGAAGGACCAGGCACCCAAACTCCAGAAATACCTCATCCTCAAATCCTGGTGGGCTACTAACTAT GTGAGTGATTGGTGGGAGGAGTACATCTACCTTAGAGGCAGGAGTCCCATCATGGTCAACAGTAACTTCTACGCCATG GATCTGCTGTACGTgactcccacacacagacaggcagctcGGGCAGGGAATGTTGTTCACGCTATGCTGCAGTACCGCCGCAaactagagagaggagaacatgcACCG TTGAGGGCTCTGGGGGTGGTGCCCATGTGTTCTTCTCAGATGGAGAGGATGTTCAACACCACACGTATCCCTGGTATAGAGACAG ACTTTGTTCAGCACCTGAGTGACCGGAAGCACCTGGTGGTGTACCATAAGGGCCGCTTCTTTAAGGTGTGGCTGTACTACGGGGGACGTCACTTATGGCCCTCTGAGCTGGAGACTCAGTTCCAGAGGATCCTCGACGACACCACGGAGCCACAGCCTGGGGAACTCAAACTGGCTGCCCTCACAGCCGGCAACAG AGTTCCGTGGGCGCGGGCTCGTCTGAAGTACTTCAGCCAGGGTGTTAACAAAGCCTCTCTGGAGGCCATCGAGACGTCAGCTTTCTTCCTCAGCCTTGATGACGAGGTGCATGGTTATGACCCTGACAAGCTGAGGTCATTGGACCTGTATGCCAAGTCCCTGCTGCACGGGAAGTGCTATGACAG GTGGTTTGACAAATCTTTCACTCTGATCGCTTATAAGAACGGTAAACTGGGGGTTAATGCAGAACACTCATGGGCAGACGCTCCCATTATAGGACACATGTGGGAG TATGTCCTAGCAACGGACTGCTTCCATCTGGGCTACACAGAGGAGGGGCACTGCAAAGGAGACATCAACAAGGGCCTGCCACCCCCCGCCAAACTACAATGGGACATTCCACTGGAG TGCCAGGAGGTCATTGAGGAGTCCTACATGGTTGCCAAGGTGATCGCTGATGACGTGGACTTTCATGGCTGTCTGTTTGATGAGTTTGGGAAAGGCCTGATCAAGAAGAGTAGGACCAGTCCTGATGCCTTTatacagctagcactgcagctGGCCCAATTCAGG GATAAGGGGGAGTTCTGTCTGACGTATGAGGCCTCGATGACCCGGATGTTCCGTGAGGGTAGGACAGAGACGGTTCGCTCCTGCACCTCAGAGTCCACAGCCTTTGTCAGAGCCATGGAGGACAAGAACACTATG AGTGCCCAAAGGTTGGACCTCTTCCGGAAGGCCGCAGACAAACACCAGAACATGTACCGTCTGGCCATGACAGGCTCTGGCATCGACAGACACCTCTTCTGTCTCTACATCATGTCTAAGTACCTCAGCATCAACTCACCATTCCTCaaacag GTGTTGTCAGAACCCTGGAGGTTGTCCACTAGTCAGACTCCTCAACAGCAGCTCAACATGGTTGACATAAAGAAGTTCCCCAGATACGTGGGCGCAGGAGGGGGGTTCGGCCCT GTGGCTGATGACGGCTATGGCGTCTCTTACATCATTATAGGAGAGAACCTCATCACATTCCACATCTCCAGCAAGTTTTCCAGCCCTGAGACG GACTCGTACCGCTTTGGACAGAACATTCGACAGGCCATGCTGGACATTCGTGCGCTATTCGACCAAAAAGacaagaaggagaaagagatgtgA